Proteins encoded together in one Falco biarmicus isolate bFalBia1 chromosome 4, bFalBia1.pri, whole genome shotgun sequence window:
- the EGFR gene encoding epidermal growth factor receptor isoform X5: MYNNCEVVLSNLEITYVEHNRDLSFLKTIQEVAGYVLIALNMVDVIPLENLQIIRGNVLYDNSYALAVLSNYHMNKTQGLRELPMKRLSEILNGGVKISNNPKLCNMDTVLWNDIIDTSKKPLTVLEFASNLSSCPKCHPNCTEDHCWGPGEQNCQTLTKVICAQQCSGRCRGKVPSDCCHNQCAAGCTGPRESDCLACRKFRDDATCKDTCPPLVLYNPTTYQMDVNPDGKYSFGATCVRECPHNYVVTDHGSCVRSCNTDTYEVEENGVRKCKKCDGLCSKVCNGIGIGELKGILSINATNIDSFKNCTKINGDVSILPVAFLGDAFTKTLPLDPKKLDVFKTVKEISG; this comes from the exons ATGTACAACAACTGCGAGGTGGTACTCAGCAACCTGGAGATTACATACGTGGAGCACAATCGTGACCTCTCTTTCCTGAAG ACGATACAGGAGGTTGCAGGCTATGTGCTCATCGCGCTTAACATGGTGGATGTCATTCCCTTAGAAAACCTCCAGATCATCCGAGGCAATGTGCTGTATGACAACTCTTACGCCCTGGCAGTTTTATCCAATTACCACATGAATAAAACCCAGGGACTCCGAGAACTGCCGATGAAACGGCTGTCAG AAATTCTCAATGGAGGTGTTAAAATCAGCAACAACCCCAAACTGTGCAACATGGACACCGTTCTCTGGAATGACATCATTGACACGAGCAAGAAGCCTCTCACGGTGCTTGAATTTGCAAGCAACCTGTCTTCTT GTCCCAAATGCCATCCGAACTGCACAGAAGACCACTGCTGGGGCCCAGGCGAACAGAACTGCCAGACAC TAACAAAAGTCATCTGTGCGCAGCAGTGCTCTGGCCGGTGCAGGGGAAAGGTGCCCAGTGACTGCTGCCACAACCAGTGTGCCGCGGGGTGCACGGGGCCTCGGGAGAGCGACTGCCTG GCATGCCGCAAGTTTCGGGATGATGCTACATGCAAGGATACATGTCCCCCATTGGTCCTGTATAATCCCACCACTTATCAGATGGATGTCAACCCTGATGGAAAATACAGCTTCGGAGCCACTTGTGTGAGGGAATGTCCAC ACAACTACGTGGTGACTGACCACGGCTCATGTGTTCGCTCGTGCAATACTGATACCTATGAAGTGGAAGAAAACGGTGTTCGGAAGTGTAAAAAGTGTGATGGGCTATGCAGCAAAG TGTGCAATGGCATTGGAATAGGTGAACTCAAAGGGATCCTCTCCATAAATGCCACAAACATAGACTCCTTCAAAAACTGTACCAAGATCAATGGGGACGTCAGCATTCTCCCAGTTGCATTTCTAGG GGACGCCTTCACAAAGACCCTGCCGTTGGACCCCAAGAAGTTGGATGTCTTCAAAACAGTTAAAGAAATATCAGGTTAG